A single window of Nicotiana tomentosiformis chromosome 1, ASM39032v3, whole genome shotgun sequence DNA harbors:
- the LOC104119321 gene encoding ATP-dependent DNA helicase Q-like SIM isoform X1, whose translation MEPDQVVAELVGMGFELSDVTNAIEAVGPSIDGAIDYLLDDSRRNTTSASTINACITSCAGTLGKRASSSSCSASKMRQPSINEFIQSAGRPKRSKTMNKLDTSQLEVLQRDPGGCNVHPPPEDTDLHIATEKVVLPYNYKDEESIGPDWEKQVKNLLHKHFGYSSLKNFQREALATWLAHQDCLVLAATGSGKSLCFQIPALLTGKVVIVISPLISLMHDQCLKLAKHGVSACFLGSGQIDRSVEQKAMAGMYSIIYVCPETILRLIKPIQGLAESRGIALFAIDEVHCVSKWGHDFRPDYRRLSVLRENFRMDTMKFLKFDIPIMALTATATTRVQEDILQSLHMSKATQIVLTSFFRPNLRFSVKHSRTSSIESYKKDFHELISTYSKKGKTGRKSKLMPTNLEENSESSDNASNGCMDEYNGIYEVNVDGVEGDGVSDSEDKVRSPGRCGLASLKDRQLSVEYLEDECDLVQDVDDLDVSCGEFSGKLPTKGLSGFLLPKAPDLPSKPEERAKFQHEPLEDGPTIIYVPTRKETLSISKFLSRSGIKAAAYNAKLPKSHLRQVHKEFHENTLQVIVATIAFGMGIDKLNVRRIIHYGWPQSLEAYYQEAGRAGRDGKVAECVLYANMSRTPTLLPSQRSEEQTKHAYKMLSDCFRYGMNTSCCRAKTLVEYFGERFLLEKCLVCDICIKGPPERQNLKAEAIIFLQVVATHCRNFADISYGGDEGRLGEKLNIKALVSRIREQYQQFSASDLLWWRGLARLLEVKGFIREGDDMTRVQIKYPEVTERGRQFLSCETEQPFHVYPEADMLLSMRSPKSYSSFAEWGKGWADPEIRRQRLQRKRTWKSPRKRKSRKRQPDCNTVRGRLTAKLSKNK comes from the exons ATGGAGCCAGACCAAGTTGTTGCTGAATTGGTTGGAATGGGATTTGAGTTATCTGATGTTACAAATGCTATAGAAGCCGTGGGTCCGTCGATTGATGGTGCAATTGATTATCTCCTTGATGATTCTCGAAGAAACACTACGAGTGCATCAACTATTAATGCATGCATCACCAGCTGTGCTGGCACACTGGGAAAAAGAGCCTCCTCTTCGTCGTGTTCTGCAAGTAAAATGCGGCAACCCAGCATAAACGAATTCATTCAGTCAGCAGGCAGACCTAAAAGAAGCAAGACCATGAATAAGTTGGATACGTCTCAATTAGAAGTCTTGCAAAGAGATCCCGGAGGTTGTAATGTGCATCCTCCCCCAGAGGATACTGATCTGCACATTGCAACTGAAAAAGTCGTGTTGCCATATAATTACAAAGACGAAGAGAGCATTGGACCAGATTGGGAAAAGCAGGTTAAGAATTTGTTGCACAAGCACTTTGGATACTCATCCTTGAAGAATTTTCAGAGAGAAGCTCTCGCAACTTGGTTAGCTCATCAGGACTGTCTTGTTCTTGCAGCAACAGGATCTG GGAAGTCTTTGTGTTTTCAAATTCCTGCATTGCTGACTGGGAAGGTTGTCATTGTTATATCGCCATTGATTAGCTTGATGCACGATCAGTGCTTGAAGTTAGCAAAACATGGTGTTTCTGCTTGCTTCCTTGGATCTGGTCAAATTGATCGAAGTGTTGAACAAAAAGCAATGGCAGGCATGTATAGCATCATTTATGTATGCCCCGAGACAATTCTAAG ACTCATAAAACCCATCCAAGGCCTTGCAGAAAGCCGTGGAATTGCTCTATTTGCAATCGATGAAGTTCATTGTGTTTCTAAGTGGGGTCATGATTTTCGACCAGATTACAG GCGATTGTCTGTTTTGAGAGAGAACTTTAGAATGGATACCATGAAGTTTCTGAAATTTGACATACCGATCATGGCACTGACTGCCACTGCAACTACTCGTGTTCAAGAAGACATTCTGCAGTCATTGCACATGTCAAAGGCGACACAAATTGTTCTCACTTCATTTTTCAGGCCAAATCTTCGATTTTCA GTGAAGCACTCTAGAACATCATCTATAGAGTCCTACAAGAAGGATTTTCATGAATTGATAAGCACTTATTCCAAAAAAGGAAAGACTGGCAGGAAAAGTAAGTTAATGCCCACAAATCTGGAGGAGAACTCTGAAAGCTCTGATAATGCTTCCAATGGTTGCATGGATGAATATAATGGAATCTATGAGGTTAATGTAGATGGCGTTGAGGGGGATGGCGTTTCTGATAGTGAAGACAAAGTACGTTCTCCTGGGAGATGTGGTTTGGCTTCTCTGAAGGATAGACAATTGTCCGTTGAGTATCTGGAAGATGAGTGTGATCTTGTGCAAGATGTTGATGATTTGGATG TTTCTTGTGGTGAATTTAGTGGAAAACTACCAACAAAAGGTTTAAGTGGTTTTCTATTGCCCAAAGCACCTGATCTGCCCAGTAAGCCAGAGGAAAGAGCAAAGTTTCAGCATGAACCGTTGGAAGATGGACCAACAATAATCTATGTCCCAACTAGGAAAGAAACGTTAAGTATATCAAAATTTCTTTCTAGATCTGGGATCAAAGCTGCTGCTTACAATGCTAAg TTGCCAAAATCACATCTAAGGCAGGTGCATAAGGAATTTCACGAGAACACGCTGCAG GTCATTGTCGCAACAATCGCCTTTGGTATGGGTATCGACAAGTTGAATGTGCGAAGGATCATTCACTACGGCTGGCCCCAG AGTCTGGAGGCTTATTATCAAGAGGCTGGTCGAGCTGGTCGGGATGGAAAAGTAGCAGAGTGTG TTCTATATGCAAACATGTCAAGAACACCGACGCTTCTACCAAGTCAAAGAAGTGAAGAGCAGACAAAACACGCATATAAGATGTTATCGGATTGCTTCAG ATATGGAATGAACACTTCTTGCTGTAGAGCGAAAACACTTGTGGAGTACTTCGGCGAGCGCTTTCTTTTGGAGAAATGTCTTGT GTGTGATATATGCATCAAAGGACCACCTGAAAGGCAGAATTTAAAGGCCGAGGCCATTATTTTCTTGCAAGTTGTTGCTACTCATTGT AGAAATTTTGCAGACATCTCCTATGGTGGCGATGAAGGGAGACTTGGTGAGAAGCTAAACATAAAGGCTTTAGTCAGCAGAATAAGAGAACAG TATCAGCAATTTAGTGCAAGTGACCTCTTGTGGTGGAGAGGTCTTGCTCGACTGTTGGAAGTTAAAGGATTCATTAGGGAGGGAGATGACATG ACACGCGTGCAGATAAAATATCCAGAAGTAACAGAACGGGGAAGGCAGTTCCTGAGTTGTGAAACAGAGCAGCCATTTCATGTTTATCCTGAAGCAGATATGCTGCTATCAATGAGAAGCCCCAAGTCTTATTCCAGTTTTGCTGAATGGGGGAAAGGGTGGGCTGATCCAGAGATCCGTCGCCAACGCTTGCAGAGAAAGCGAACATGGAAATCTCCAAGAAAACGAAAATCACGTAAACGTCAGCCTGATTGTAATACAGTTCGTGGAAGACTGACTGCCAAGCTATCGAAAAATAAGTGA
- the LOC104119322 gene encoding histone H2A.1: protein MDAATTKTTKGAGGRKGGGPRKKSVTKSVKAGLQFPVGRIARFLKKGRYAQRVGTGAPIYLAAVLEYLAAEVLELAGNAARDNKKSRIIPRHVLLAVRNDEELGKLLSGVTIASGGVLPNINPVLLPKKSSASEEKASTPKATKSPKKA from the exons ATGGATGCAGCAACAACCAAGACAACCAAAGGTGCCGGAGGAAGGAAAGGAGGAGGCCCAAGAAAGAAGTCTGTAACCAAATCAGTCAAAGCTGGTCTTCAGTTTCCCGTTGGTCGTATTGCTCGTTTCCTGAAGAAGGGTCGTTATGCTCAGCGTGTTGGAACTGGTGCTCCAATTTACCTCGCTGCTGTTCTTGAATACCTTGCTGCTGAG GTGTTGGAGTTGGCTGGAAATGCTGCGAGAGATAACAAGAAGAGTAGGATTATTCCTAGGCACGTGCTTTTGGCAGTGAGGAATGATGAAGAGTTGGGGAAATTGCTGAGTGGAGTTACCATTGCAAGTGGAGGTGTTCTTCCAAACATTAACCCAGTTCTGTTGCCTAAGAAATCTTCTGCGTCCGAGGAGAAGGCATCTAC
- the LOC117273214 gene encoding uncharacterized protein — MNYTVTEKELIAVMWAFDKFRSYLVGTKVIVYTDHSSIRCQRTGTIMKKHEMPLKNILAVEIFDVWGIDFIGPFPYSNGYRYILLAVNYVSSWVEAIDFPTNDAKVVVNFVKKAHLYMLGTPRLLVSDRGTHFYNKLLNNVLAKYGFKKKGCHRLSSPNEWSSGSVKQRGEANSGENGKWK; from the exons ATGAACTATActgttactgaaaaagagttgATTGCAGTgatgtgggcgtttgacaagttcagatcctatctagtgggaaccaaagtcatcgtctacacagatcactCATCTATAAG gtgccaaagaaccggaacaaTCATGAAGAAGCATGAGATGCCTTTGAAAAATATTCTGGCAGTGGAGatctttgatgtttgggggatagATTTCATAGGACCGTTCCCATACTCTAATGGTTACAGATACATCTTGCTGGCGGTCAACTATGTGTCTTCATGGGTGGAGGCCATTGAttttcctactaatgacgcaaaagTAGTGGTAAACTTTGTAAAAAAAGCACATCTTTACATGCTTGGGACTCCAAGGTTGCTAGTAAGTGACAGAGGAACTCACTTCTATAACAAGTTGTTGAATAACGTTCTAGCAAAGTATGGATTTAAGAAAAAAGGTTGCCAccgcctatcatccccaaacgagtggtcaagtggaagtgtCAAACAGAGAGGTGAAGCAAATTCTGGAGAAAACGGTAAGTGGAAATAG
- the LOC104119321 gene encoding ATP-dependent DNA helicase Q-like SIM isoform X2 produces the protein MEPDQVVAELVGMGFELSDVTNAIEAVGPSIDGAIDYLLDDSRRNTTSASTINACITSCAGTLGKRASSSSCSASKMRQPSINEFIQSAGRPKRSKTMNKLDTSQLEVLQRDPGGCNVHPPPEDTDLHIATEKVVLPYNYKDEESIGPDWEKQVKNLLHKHFGYSSLKNFQREALATWLAHQDCLVLAATGSGKSLCFQIPALLTGKVVIVISPLISLMHDQCLKLAKHGVSACFLGSGQIDRSVEQKAMAGMYSIIYVCPETILRLIKPIQGLAESRGIALFAIDEVHCVSKWGHDFRPDYRRLSVLRENFRMDTMKFLKFDIPIMALTATATTRVQEDILQSLHMSKATQIVLTSFFRPNLRFSVKHSRTSSIESYKKDFHELISTYSKKGKTGRKSKLMPTNLEENSESSDNASNGCMDEYNGIYEVNVDGVEGDGVSDSEDKVRSPGRCGLASLKDRQLSVEYLEDECDLVQDVDDLDVSCGEFSGKLPTKGLSGFLLPKAPDLPSKPEERAKFQHEPLEDGPTIIYVPTRKETLSISKFLSRSGIKAAAYNAKLPKSHLRQVHKEFHENTLQVIVATIAFGMGIDKLNVRRIIHYGWPQSLEAYYQEAGRAGRDGKVAECVLYANMSRTPTLLPSQRSEEQTKHAYKMLSDCFRYGMNTSCCRAKTLVEYFGERFLLEKCLVYVKTHWLLCFIFCSLQAASCQGCVIYASKDHLKGRI, from the exons ATGGAGCCAGACCAAGTTGTTGCTGAATTGGTTGGAATGGGATTTGAGTTATCTGATGTTACAAATGCTATAGAAGCCGTGGGTCCGTCGATTGATGGTGCAATTGATTATCTCCTTGATGATTCTCGAAGAAACACTACGAGTGCATCAACTATTAATGCATGCATCACCAGCTGTGCTGGCACACTGGGAAAAAGAGCCTCCTCTTCGTCGTGTTCTGCAAGTAAAATGCGGCAACCCAGCATAAACGAATTCATTCAGTCAGCAGGCAGACCTAAAAGAAGCAAGACCATGAATAAGTTGGATACGTCTCAATTAGAAGTCTTGCAAAGAGATCCCGGAGGTTGTAATGTGCATCCTCCCCCAGAGGATACTGATCTGCACATTGCAACTGAAAAAGTCGTGTTGCCATATAATTACAAAGACGAAGAGAGCATTGGACCAGATTGGGAAAAGCAGGTTAAGAATTTGTTGCACAAGCACTTTGGATACTCATCCTTGAAGAATTTTCAGAGAGAAGCTCTCGCAACTTGGTTAGCTCATCAGGACTGTCTTGTTCTTGCAGCAACAGGATCTG GGAAGTCTTTGTGTTTTCAAATTCCTGCATTGCTGACTGGGAAGGTTGTCATTGTTATATCGCCATTGATTAGCTTGATGCACGATCAGTGCTTGAAGTTAGCAAAACATGGTGTTTCTGCTTGCTTCCTTGGATCTGGTCAAATTGATCGAAGTGTTGAACAAAAAGCAATGGCAGGCATGTATAGCATCATTTATGTATGCCCCGAGACAATTCTAAG ACTCATAAAACCCATCCAAGGCCTTGCAGAAAGCCGTGGAATTGCTCTATTTGCAATCGATGAAGTTCATTGTGTTTCTAAGTGGGGTCATGATTTTCGACCAGATTACAG GCGATTGTCTGTTTTGAGAGAGAACTTTAGAATGGATACCATGAAGTTTCTGAAATTTGACATACCGATCATGGCACTGACTGCCACTGCAACTACTCGTGTTCAAGAAGACATTCTGCAGTCATTGCACATGTCAAAGGCGACACAAATTGTTCTCACTTCATTTTTCAGGCCAAATCTTCGATTTTCA GTGAAGCACTCTAGAACATCATCTATAGAGTCCTACAAGAAGGATTTTCATGAATTGATAAGCACTTATTCCAAAAAAGGAAAGACTGGCAGGAAAAGTAAGTTAATGCCCACAAATCTGGAGGAGAACTCTGAAAGCTCTGATAATGCTTCCAATGGTTGCATGGATGAATATAATGGAATCTATGAGGTTAATGTAGATGGCGTTGAGGGGGATGGCGTTTCTGATAGTGAAGACAAAGTACGTTCTCCTGGGAGATGTGGTTTGGCTTCTCTGAAGGATAGACAATTGTCCGTTGAGTATCTGGAAGATGAGTGTGATCTTGTGCAAGATGTTGATGATTTGGATG TTTCTTGTGGTGAATTTAGTGGAAAACTACCAACAAAAGGTTTAAGTGGTTTTCTATTGCCCAAAGCACCTGATCTGCCCAGTAAGCCAGAGGAAAGAGCAAAGTTTCAGCATGAACCGTTGGAAGATGGACCAACAATAATCTATGTCCCAACTAGGAAAGAAACGTTAAGTATATCAAAATTTCTTTCTAGATCTGGGATCAAAGCTGCTGCTTACAATGCTAAg TTGCCAAAATCACATCTAAGGCAGGTGCATAAGGAATTTCACGAGAACACGCTGCAG GTCATTGTCGCAACAATCGCCTTTGGTATGGGTATCGACAAGTTGAATGTGCGAAGGATCATTCACTACGGCTGGCCCCAG AGTCTGGAGGCTTATTATCAAGAGGCTGGTCGAGCTGGTCGGGATGGAAAAGTAGCAGAGTGTG TTCTATATGCAAACATGTCAAGAACACCGACGCTTCTACCAAGTCAAAGAAGTGAAGAGCAGACAAAACACGCATATAAGATGTTATCGGATTGCTTCAG ATATGGAATGAACACTTCTTGCTGTAGAGCGAAAACACTTGTGGAGTACTTCGGCGAGCGCTTTCTTTTGGAGAAATGTCTTGTGTATGTCAAGACACACTGGCTATTGTGCTTTATCTTTTGTTCCTTACAAGCTGCTTCATGTCAAGGAT GTGTGATATATGCATCAAAGGACCACCTGAAAGGCAGAATTTAA